From the genome of Marixanthomonas ophiurae, one region includes:
- a CDS encoding RHS repeat domain-containing protein, translating into MRILLSISFLGCYTTSIAQTNKRTLGNKSYELSNHLGNVMVVVSDRKTPAPETTNTTIAFNETDIIAFNDYYPYGMLLDGRNESKDYRFGFQGQEKDNEVKGSNNSINYKYRVHDPRLGRFFGVDPLSSKYPYNSTYAFSENIVINAIEMEGLEKVDSYDKEYLTERGIEKTYSYNHDNNPMDNQSPFANNPIVEAVPIYSRVSNDDEVNLKQRQEGWLIKRKFSTLSKMEVYRVSELAPSPKSDIIVPVFKRPPPPPVVAPINPPIAPPATPPVVNNTNVNKIVPIQWDLLEATMSNQNWTKLKDTFDEVVQIFNNDPTSFYRVNIIMGATMTYNNSNTLVPLAEAMGSTYIKGNASYSGKTFKELINARKASLKNVLSQMGIPSYKINISVRMSHNENINVQTD; encoded by the coding sequence ATGCGAATTTTACTTTCCATATCGTTTTTAGGTTGTTATACTACAAGTATTGCACAGACCAATAAGCGCACGTTAGGCAACAAATCGTATGAGTTATCTAATCATTTAGGAAATGTTATGGTAGTAGTGAGTGATAGAAAAACACCAGCACCAGAAACCACAAATACAACCATTGCCTTTAACGAAACAGATATAATAGCTTTTAATGATTATTACCCCTATGGGATGTTACTAGATGGAAGAAACGAAAGTAAAGATTACCGTTTTGGTTTTCAAGGTCAAGAAAAAGATAATGAAGTAAAAGGGAGCAACAATAGTATTAATTATAAGTATAGAGTCCATGACCCAAGGTTGGGGCGATTTTTTGGTGTGGATCCTTTATCTTCAAAATACCCTTATAATTCTACTTATGCGTTTAGTGAGAATATTGTCATAAATGCGATTGAGATGGAAGGTTTAGAGAAAGTAGACTCTTATGATAAGGAATATCTTACAGAGAGAGGGATAGAAAAAACATACTCCTACAATCATGACAACAATCCGATGGATAACCAAAGCCCATTTGCTAATAACCCAATTGTCGAGGCCGTTCCAATTTACAGTAGAGTTTCAAATGATGATGAAGTTAATTTAAAGCAAAGACAAGAGGGCTGGTTGATAAAAAGAAAATTTAGCACTTTATCAAAAATGGAAGTATATAGGGTCAGTGAATTGGCTCCAAGTCCAAAAAGTGATATAATAGTGCCAGTTTTCAAAAGACCCCCACCACCTCCTGTGGTAGCACCCATAAATCCCCCTATTGCACCTCCTGCCACACCTCCTGTTGTAAATAATACAAATGTCAATAAAATTGTACCTATTCAATGGGATTTGTTGGAAGCAACGATGAGTAATCAAAATTGGACGAAATTAAAAGATACTTTTGATGAAGTTGTACAAATATTTAATAACGATCCTACGAGTTTTTATCGAGTAAATATAATCATGGGGGCGACTATGACTTATAATAATTCAAATACTCTAGTTCCATTGGCTGAGGCAATGGGATCAACGTATATAAAAGGTAATGCTTCTTATAGTGGAAAGACATTTAAGGAATTAATTAACGCTCGAAAAGCTTCTCTAAAAAATGTTTTAAGTCAGATGGGAATACCATCCTATAAAATAAATATATCTGTAAGGATGAGTCATAACGAAAATATAAATGTTCAAACCGATTAA